A region of the Actinomycetes bacterium genome:
CCTGCGAGGTTACGCGCGTCAGACCAGCGCAGCGTGAAAGGCGGGAGACTCAGCGAGTCACACCCACCACGGGAGACTCAGCGAGTCACACCCACCACGGGAGACTCAGCGAGTCACACCCACCACGGGAGACTCAGCGAGTCTCCTTGTGCAGCGTGTGACGACGGTCCCACTTGCAGTACTTCTTCATCTCGATGCGCTCGCGGTCGTTCACCTTCGACTTGTTGGTGATGTAGTTGCGCCGCTTGCACTCGGTGCACTCGAGGGTCACGTGGACCCGCTTGTCGGAAGCCATCGGTGGCTCTC
Encoded here:
- the rpmG gene encoding 50S ribosomal protein L33 → MASDKRVHVTLECTECKRRNYITNKSKVNDRERIEMKKYCKWDRRHTLHKETR